A stretch of the Lactuca sativa cultivar Salinas chromosome 9, Lsat_Salinas_v11, whole genome shotgun sequence genome encodes the following:
- the LOC111904774 gene encoding leucine-rich repeat receptor protein kinase HPCA1, translated as MGATIGQPLLILFILFSFTSAQNNDYTFLRALKDAWQNTPPSWEDNSDPCSGWDGIRCTNGRVTSITLASMGLTGSLTGDIGQLSELQILDLSYNTGLTGPLVPAIGNLRKLTNLILVNCGFSGPLPDTLGNLENLIYMSLNSNRFTGSIPPSIGNIENLYWLDLADNRLSGSIPVSSGTTPGLDMLIHAKHFHFGRNMLTGPLPARLFSSNMTLIHLLFENNQLTGPIPSTLGLVKSLEVVRLDRNRLTGDIPSNINNLTGVFEMFLSNNRLTGPVPNLTGLGVLNYLDLSNNTFDESTVPSWFSTLQALTTLKMSNNNLVGVLPVNFFSIPQLQNVDLGGNQLNGTLNIGSTHSNQLQQVDLRNNQIGDFTQRSEYNIELILAGNPICMESGVTDKFCNLPTVTTSTYSTPPSNCVPTSCPSGQASSPNCQCSFPYTGNLFFRAPSFSDLGNTSVYESLRNAMMISFQRSQLPVDSVSVRNPMKNLDDYLVINLQVFPSGNDRFDRSGILGLGFSLSNQTFKPPAAFGTYFFIGENYDFLLGSSGSGKKSSNTGIVVGAAVGGCVLVVLLIVAGMYAFRQKGRAERATHESRPFALWDTTTGSGGVPQLKGAKAFSFEELSKCTNNFSETNNIGTGGYGMVYRGSLPNGQLIAIKRAKQGSTQGGLEFKTEIELLSRVHHKNLVSLVGFCFDQGEQMLVYEYIVNGTVKDSLSGRSGIRLDWTRRLRIALGAAKGLQYLHDLADPPIIHRDVKTNNILLDERLVAKVADFGLSKSLGDANRTHVTTQVKGTMGYMDPEYYMTQQLTEKSDVYSFGVVLLELITARSPIEKGKYIVREVRNAMDKSKELYNLHEVLDPTIGLSTQLKGLERFVDVSLRCVEETGSKRPTMSDVVKEIEGIMELAGLNPNAESAANSAGYDDGSRGSEHPYTNDSLFAYSGDHFPTKFDPK; from the exons ATGGGTGCAACAATAGGGCAACCACTTCTGATCCTCTTCATCCTATTTTCGTTTACATCAGCACAAAACAATGATT ATACATTTCTGCGAGCTCTGAAAGATGCTTGGCAGAATACACCACCCAGTTGGGAAGATAACTCCGACCCATGTAGCGGTTGGGACGGAATCAGGTGTACAAACGGCCGTGTCACCTCCAT aactTTGGCTAGCATGGGTTTGACTGGTTCGCTTACCGGAGATATAGGGCAGTTATCTGAATTGCAGATTCT AGATTTGTCTTACAATACGGGTTTGACCGGGCCTCTAGTTCCAGCAATTGGGAATTTGAGAAAGTTAACAAATTT AATCTTGGTTAATTGCGGTTTCAGCGGGCCGCTTCCTGACACCCTCGGGAATCTAGAAAATCTTATCTATAT GTCTCTGAATTCTAATCGTTTCACTGGATCGATTCCACCTTCCATTGGTAATATCGAAAATCTTTACTGGTTGGATTTAGCTGATAACAGGCTATCTGGAAGTATACCTGTTTCTAGTGGGACAACTCCTGGTCTTGATATGCTAATTCATGCAAAACATTT CCATTTTGGAAGGAACATGCTCACAGGCCCTCTCCCAGCTCGGCTCTTTAGCTCAAATATGACTTTAATTCATCT TTTATTTGAAAACAACCAGCTTACAGGCCCCATTCCTTCCACCCTTGGGCTTGTGAAATCACTAGAAGTCGT GCGTCTTGATAGGAATCGTTTAACTGGTGATATTCCATCAAACATCAACAACCTTACTGGTGTTTTTGAGAT GTTTCTGTCAAACAATCGACTGACTGGGCCTGTGCCTAATTTAACCGGCCTGGGCGTCCTCAATTATCT GGATTTGAGCAACAATACTTTTGATGAATCCACCGTTCCTTCTTGGTTTTCGACATTACAGGCTTTGACAACACT TAAGATGTCCAATAATAATCTTGTAGGAGTTCTCCCTGTTAACTTTTTCAGCATCCCCCAATTACAGAATGT TGATTTAGGTGGGAACCAACTAAATGGCACCTTGAATATCGGCTCTACCCATAGCAACCAACTACAGCAGGTCGATTTGCGGAATAATCAAATTGGTGACTTCACTCAAAGAAGCGAATATAATATCGAATTAAT ACTTGCTGGTAATCCAATTTGTATGGAATCGGGCGTGACAGACAAATTTTGTAATCTTCCCACAGTTACAACTTCTACATATTCTACACCACCGAGCAACTGTGTACCTACATCATGTCCTTCGGGTCAAGCTTCGAGTCCAAATTGTCAATGTTCATTTCCATACACAGGCAACCTTTTCTTCCGGGCTCCTTCCTTCTCTGATCTTGGAAATACAAGTGTTTACGAATCTCTCCGGAATGCAATGATGATATCTTTCCAGAGATCTCAACTCCCCGTGGACTCGGTTTCAGTTAGGAATCCTATGAAAAATTTGGATGATTACCTTGTAATCAACCTTCAGGTTTTTCCATCTGGTAACGATAGGTTTGATAGGTCCGGGATTCTTGGACTTGGTTTCTCACTTAGCAACCAAACTTTCAAGCCTCCTGCAGCATTCGGTACCTACTTTTTCATCGGTGAAAACTATGACTTCTTACTAG GATCATCAGGGAGCGGAAAGAAGTCATCTAACACTGGAATTGTTGTGGGGGCAGCTGTTGGTGGTTGTGTGCTTGTGGTGTTATTGATAGTTGCAGGAATGTATGCTTTTCGACAAAAAGGCAGAGCTGAAAGAGCCACACATGAGAGCAGGCCTTTTG CATTATGGGATACAACCACTGGAAGTGGTGGTGTCCCTCAACTGAAAGGAGCAAAAGCATTCTCTTTTGAGGAACTTAGCAAATGCACAAACAACTTCTCAGAAACGAACAACATAGGAACTGGAGGATATGGAATG GTATACCGAGGAAGTCTACCGAATGGGCAACTGATTGCAATCAAAAGGGCTAAGCAGGGATCAACACAGGGTGGGCTTGAGTTTAAAACTGAGATTGAACTTCTTTCAAGAGTTCATCACAAGAATCTTGTGAGTCTGGTAGGTTTCTGTTTCGATCAAGGTGAACAGATGTTGGTATATGAGTATATCGTGAATGGCACAGTCAAAGATAGTCTTTCAG GGAGATCTGGAATCAGATTGGATTGGACAAGAAGACTTCGAATAGCACTAGGAGCAGCAAAAGGGTTGCAATACTTGCATGATCTTGCTGATCCTCCAATCATACATAGAGATGTCAAAACAAACAATATCTTATTAGATGAACGCTTAGTCGCAAAAGTTGCTGATTTTGGCCTTTCCAAATCACTTGGTGATGCTAATAGGACTCATGTTACCACTCAAGTTAAAGGCACAATG GGCTACATGGATCCCGAGTATTACATGACACAACAATTGACAGAAAAGAGTGACGTTTATAGCTTTGGAGTGGTGTTGTTAGAGCTAATAACTGCAAGAAGTCCAATCGAGAAAGGGAAGTACATTGTGAGAGAAGTGAGAAATGCCATGGACAAGAGCAAAGAGTTATACAATCTTCACGAAGTCCTTGACCCAACCATTGGTTTGAGCACTCAACTCAAAGGTTTAGAAAGATTTGTGGATGTGTCATTGAGGTGTGTGGAAGAAACCGGAAGTAAGAGACCAACAATGAGTGATGTTGTTAAAGAAATTGAGGGCATTATGGAACTTGCGGGTCTTAACCCGAATGCTGAGTCAGCAGCAAATTCAGCAGGATATGATGATGGGAGTAGGGGAAGTGAGCATCCTTATACTAATGATAGTCTCTTCGCCTATAGTGGTGACCATTTCCCAACAAAGTTTGATCCCAAGTAG